A single window of Aythya fuligula isolate bAytFul2 chromosome Z, bAytFul2.pri, whole genome shotgun sequence DNA harbors:
- the F2R gene encoding proteinase-activated receptor 1 has product MGLPALLYALAVLSCPLSPPLAAAQAASRSNSSSPRARAFLIPDRGDPIPIEDIESSAENESEFRMTGFTNQTRSPPREQRTVSVETAGYLTSPWLTRFVPSVYTLVVVLSLPLNITAIFVFLKKMKIEKPAVIYMLNLALADVLFVSVLPFKIAYHFSGNNWLFGPQMCRFITAAFYCNMYCSIMFMTSISFDRFLAVVYPMQALGWRTLTRATVICFIIWLVAITGVIPFLIREQTMEITNLNITTCHDVLRESELHKYYFHFFSIFSSVFFIVPFIITTICYVCIIRCLSSSNIVAKQNKKTRALLLCVAVFSVFIICFGPTNILLLIHYINYSYDNSLEYLYFAYLLCVCISSVNCCIDPLVYYYASSQYQRQLFSLISSKGTLDPNSSNSSGQSMSTNSRRGTCSTNVNNSVYSKLLAIQ; this is encoded by the exons ATGGGGCTGCCCGCGCTGCTCTACGCCCTGGCCGTGCTCAGCTGCCCGCTCTCGCCGCCGCTCGCCGCGGCGCAGGCCG catctaGATCCAACAGCAGTAGTCCAAGGGCCAGAGCTTTTCTGATACCTGACCGTGGTGACCCTATACCTATCGAAGACATTGAAAGCAGTGCTGAAAATGAGTCAGAATTTCGAATGACAGGTTTCACCAACCAGACCAGATCACCTCCACGTGAACAACGAACTGTGTCAGTGGAAACAGCAGGATACCTCACTAGTCCGTGGCTGACCCGTTTTGTTCCTTCAGTTTACACCTTAGTGGTTGTGCTGAGCCTCCCTCTGAACATTACAGCCATATTTgtgttcctgaaaaaaatgaaaatcgAAAAGCCTGCTGTAATATACATGCTGAATTTGGCCCTTGCAGATGTGCTGTTTGTAAGTGTGCTTCCCTTTAAGATTGCTTATCATTTTTCTGGAAACAACTGGTTATTTGGACCTCAAATGTGCCGCTtcatcactgctgctttctaCTGCAACATGTACTGTTCAATAATGTTTATGACAAGCATAAGCTTTGATCGCTTCTTAGCAGTGGTGTACCCCATGCAGGCCCTTGGCTGGCGTACATTAACACGTGCCACAGTGATTTGTTTCATCATATGGCTTGTAGCAATAACTGGGGTTATTCCTTTTCTCATCAGAGAGCAAACCATGGAAATAACCAACTTAAATATAACAACCTGCCATGATGTGCTACGGGAATCCGAACTTCACAAGTACTACTTTCactttttctccatcttctctTCTGTATTCTTTATAGTGCCATTTATAATAACTACCATCTGTTACGTGTGTATCATTCGGTGTTTGAGTTCTTCTAATAttgttgcaaaacaaaataagaagaCACGTGCATTGCTTTTGTGTGTGGcagttttttctgttttcattatttgttttggaCCAACAAATATCCTCTTATTAATTCATTATATCAATTATTCATATGACAACAGTTTAGAGTATCTCTACTTTGCCTATCTCCTGTGTGTTTGTATCAGTAGTGTTAACTGTTGCATCGATCCCCTTGTTTACTACTATGCTTCTTCTCAGTATCAGAGACAACTTTTCAGCCTCATCAGTTCTAAAGGGACTTTAGATCCTAACAGTAGTAACAGCAGTGGCCAGTCAATGTCTACCAATAGCAGAAGGGGTACCTGCTCTACTAACGTAAATAACAGTGTCTACAGCAAATTACTAGCAATACAGTGA